A genomic stretch from Hemicordylus capensis ecotype Gifberg chromosome 5, rHemCap1.1.pri, whole genome shotgun sequence includes:
- the LOC128328456 gene encoding mesotocin receptor-like — MKNFSFSPQENDYQLGTPFLHSFLNLTNTSILPERQPRDAQLAQVEIAVLGILFLAASVGNCILILLLWRRRMKLSRMYVFLLHLSIADLMVAFFQVLPQLFWKITDIFIGPDILCRTISYLQLLSMFASTYMIVVMAMDRFQAVCYPTAPLQKKGALWNASICISWCISLVFSIPQVFIFRKTEVSPGIFDCQAEFIEPWGTKVYVTWISVAIFFLPAAVLTICHVRICRAIQMNMHVKSYNEFEVTNQKQITPSHASNANCMSKAMIKTIKMTVVIVVAYVFCWSPFFIAQLWTAWHPSDARTEGPVIAILMLLGNLNSCVNPWIYMYFCGQMPYCSGGKMNMATHEESTITGSINLGDKESEDNITSV; from the exons ATGAAGAATTTCTCATTTTCTCCTCAAGAAAATGACTACCAGCTTGGGACTCCTTTTCTCCACAGTTTTCTCAACTTAACAAATACATCGATTCTACCTGAAAGACAACCAAGAGATGCGCAATTAGCTCAGGTAGAAATTGCTGTGCTAGGAATATTATTTTTGGCAGCATCTGTGGGCAACTGCATCCTCATACTACTGCTATGGAGGAGAAGAATGAAGCTGTCAAGAATGTATGTGTTCCTGCTTCACCTAAGCATTGCCGACCTGATGGTTGCATTCTTTCAAGTCCTTCCTCAGCTGTTTTGGAAAATTACAGATATCTTCATAGGTCCAGATATCCTATGCAGAACCATCAGTTATCTTCAGCTACTGAGCATGTTTGCCTCCACTTATATGATAGTAGTAATGGCAATGGACAGATTCCAAGCAGTGTGCTATCCGACAGCCCCTTTGCAAAAGAAAGGGGCTCTTTGGAATGCTTCCATCTGCATCAGCTGGTGTATCTCGTTGGTCTTTAGCATTCCCCAGGTATTTATCTTTCGGAAAACTGAAGTATCTCCAGGCATATTTGACTGCCAAGCAGAGTTCATTGAACCCTGGGGCACAAAAGTGTATGTGACTTGGATTTCTGTAGCTATTTTCTTCCTTCCTGCAGCTGTCCTCACCATATGCCATGTTAGGATCTGTAGAGCAATCCAAATGAATATGCATGTTAAAAGCTACAATGAATTTGAAGTAACAAATCAGAAGCAAATAACGCCATCGCATGCAAGCAATGCAAACTGTATGTCAAAGGCGATGATCAAGACTATAAAGATGACAGTGGTGATAGTTGTTGCCTATGTTTTCTGTTGGTCACCTTTCTTCATTGCACAGTTGTGGACTGCATGGCACCCCAGTGATGCTAGGACTGAAG gTCCAGTCATAGCCATTCTTATGCTCCTGGGAAATCTCAATAGCTGTGTTAATCCCTGGATTTATATGTACTTTTGTGGACAAATGCCATATTGTTCAGGGGGAAAAATGAACATGGCAACTCATGAAGAATCTACAATTACAGGCAGCATTAACTTAGGAGATAAAGAATCTGAAGACAATATCACATCTGTGTAA